One segment of Chelonia mydas isolate rCheMyd1 chromosome 13, rCheMyd1.pri.v2, whole genome shotgun sequence DNA contains the following:
- the ZFHX2 gene encoding zinc finger homeobox protein 2, which translates to MKKGLFPMNPVIPQTLISLLPGSLLPAPEAPEPAGVSTVDVAHHYLCRQCKAAFEGEAAAAAHQTGFCYYGQPAPAPLRVPVCTYHCLACEVLVSGREALGAHLRSSAHRRQAGPAPAAGPAPWPHPGLCQRGSKVTSLGPQPKKQLYLDHASSFMNSAGCSWRWGAPGPSPPRLPEPSRPG; encoded by the coding sequence ATGAAGAAGGGGCTGTTCCCCATGAATCCCGTCATACCTCAGACCCTCATCAGCCTGCTGCCCGgcagcctgctgcctgcccccgAGGCCCCCGAGCCGGCCGGGGTCTCCACGGTGGACGTGGCCCATCACTACCTGTGCCGCCAGTGCAAGGCGGCGTTCGAGGGGGAGGCGGCGGCCGCGGCCCACCAGACCGGCTTCTGCTACTACGGCCAGCCGGCGCCGGCCCCGCTGCGGGTGCCCGTCTGCACCTACCACTGCCTGGCGTGCGAGGTGCTGGTaagcgggcgggaggcgctgggggcccACCTCCGCTCCAGCGCCCACCGCCGCCaggccggccccgcccccgccgccggccccgctccctggccccaccccggccTTTGCCAAAGAGGAAGCAAAGTTACCTCACTCGGACCCCAGCCCAAAAAGCAACTCTACCTCGACCACGCTTCTAGCTTTATGAACAGCGCGGGGTgcagctggagatggggggcacctggaccctcccccccccgcctcccggaACCCTCCCGCCCTGGGTga